The genomic interval CAGAGCCTGAAGCTTTCCAGCAAGAGTtggtgcccccagccctgtACATCTTCTGTAAATCTCCCTTATAACAGTTGCTTGCTTAAATATAGCAGCCCCAGCACTACTATGTTTTATCCCAGTGCTATTTTAACCTCATTTTCTGTTGTACGATGTGGCTGCTGTGGTGTGTCCATGTGGTCCCCTCCACCTCCCACCACTTGGCTGTCCCCAGAGATCCTTAGTGAGCTCATGTGTGGTGCTGCTAACCCGCAGGCTTGTGTCACAGGTCCTTTCTAGAGGATGATTTCTTCAGCAAACTCCCTGGAGAGGACATCGAAGCTCCAGAGGTGAGCCCAAGTTTTGGGAGAGAGCTGGGGTGTCCTGAGGGCTGGGACTGAGCCAGGCCAGGCTTGTCCCTGGTGTCACCCCATGCAAGTCAGCAGTGGGATATTGGGGATGAACCATGAAGTCTGGTTGAAGCTGTAACCCCTCTCTGGCATCGCTGTGGGGTGTGGGGAAGAGGGGACGGGGGAGTGAGTGGATGGTGGGAGGAGGGTTTCCAGGTGCCCTGGATGAGACAGAGcaaagccggggggggggggggcacgttgtgctgcagcccagccttcCTGGCGGTGCTTCGGATAAAGTGGTGTAGGAAGGACCCTTACCCAAGCAATGGCCTGGGTGTCCCTGGTGCTTCTTCcagaaggaaggagcaggatCTCAGCAAAGGAATTGAAGCACAGGGGGTTTCCAGTGAGGGGGACACCAGGAGGAGTCAGGCATGTATTCTTCCATTCcataaaatgaggaaaaccaGGGGCCAGAGCGTGGAAGCAAAGGGTGAGGAGTTTCCGGAGTCTGCTTGTCTCTGATCTCTGCCTTCCTTGGCACACAGGGATCCAGTGCCTCCAACACAGACccacaagctctgctgcagacCCTGAAGGTAAGTGCAGAAATATCCTTTATCTCAGCCCCACGCACGCTGCAGCCACGACCTCCGGCACCAGCTTCCAAAGGCAGAAGCAGCGCTGAGGCATTAGCAGTGCTCACCCTGCTCCCGTCCTCGTCCTGTCGCTTTCCAGGACATGGACGACATGGAAGCTGATCTCCTGGGAATATCAAAACCCAGTTCTGGGCCAGGGAAGACAAGTGTGAAAGGTCCTGGGAAATGTGACTCCTTGGGAGGAGCAGTAAAAACCGCAGGGAAGCCACTAGCTCCTGAGAAAGGTAAAAAGGAGATTCTGCTCTTCTTTTCATAGAACCCCCTGGTTCCAAACAAGCAGGGGGTATTTTCTTCTGGGATAGGGAACAAAAAGTGGATTTGTTCCCTAAAATCCTTTTTGGGGCTGTCCCAGACACAGAGTGTTACTCTGTCCATGTGTTCTCCCTTGGGAGATCCCTGGCCTGGCCTCTTGTCGTGATGTGGTAACAACAcaggtagcagcagcagcagcaacggCCGCGCTGCCGCCTCCCACCAAACACCATTTGGCTGTTCCCTGGTGCAGGTCAAAGACCGGGGATCTGCCTGATCTGCATGGAAGGAGAGCCAGAGGTGTGGCATTTAAGACATGCCAGTCCCCAAACTGCCCTGCTCTTCCCAAggcccttttctcctcctctgcttgcaAGGAGACCCCTCCAGAGAGATTCCCACCCCGTAAGGCTGCGGGGGGGGCACTGTGTGTCGCAATATGTGCTTTTAGGGGGCTGCTGCCAGAAAAGTCACCTTCAGCCGGGGTGGGAGAGGGGCATCTCTGCAGCACCTTGTCTCTCAGAGCTGTGACCTCTCTTTCTAGGAGAGCCTGTACTTGTGATGGAGAAGAAGCCACTCTCATCCCCTCCTGCTTCCCGACAGTACAAGAAATTTAACTTTGATGGTAGGATGTCACTTCACTTCAGCATATAGATGCACGAGGTGATCGAGGACCCACTCTTGCTTTTTGCCCTTATTTTGACTCTTCTGTTAGCCAAAGGCTTGGCTAGTTAATGAGATACAGAGTCCTTCACCCCTACAATGCCGGTGCAAATCTAATCGTTCAGAGgtgaccaaaggaaaaaaaatgacacctCTGCATTTGAGGCCCTCcccaggacaggctgggagatgaTTCCTGGGGGCATTTGCGTTTTCACATGTACTTTGGATTTAGTGACTGTCTGTAACCCCTGGGAGCCCTTGTGTCGGGAGGGGGAGGGATTCTGTCCAGCTTCCAAATGGGGTTTCCTGACACAGCTGAGATCTGGTTGTCAAAGCCTGTGCTTTAACCAAGATCAGCATCTGTGAAAATCACTAATGGGCTTTAGGTGATTTAGGTGggctttctcctcccctttttctttGCCTAAACAGTGTTCAAGCGTTAAAGCACCCAAattttgagttatttttttctagaagaaagaaaatgtggaaaaactgaacagaaatgtAATTCTTGAGTGTTTGAAGTTCAGGGAGACTTAAGGGCATCCCAGGTCCCTGCAGAACGCACATTCATGGCTTTGGGTGGATCCAGTCTCCTGTCCCCATGTGGACGTGGTGGGGGATAGTGCTTGGCTTAGTACAGAACTGTTCTTCTAAATAACattagttttgtttggttttattattattctccttTCCTGCCCCTATGGGGTAACTCCCAGATCTAGATGATCCTTTGGCAGGACTTTTatctgatgaggagcaggatGCTCCCAAGAAGCCAGCTCCAACAGGCACTAAAAGCAGCTCTGagaaaaaaccagaacagagcaaagagaaaggTAAGAGCAGGGTTGCTCAATGCATCCTCTTTGTATTAAATGAATCGGCAGCCTGGATTAGTTTGTGTGAGGTCTGAACTGATTAAATTGAAAGCCACCTAGTCCCATCCCTTATTAAACAGCATGGTCATTCATAGAGCAACTTGGCGATGGGGTTAATTGTGATACAACTCAGCGAGTGCTTGATATTTCCAGCGTGCCACAGGTTACAGAACTGACCTTTGCTTTCCAGGAATGGTGGCTCAAATCTTAACTTTGACCTCACCCAGCCTGTTCTGCACGTTGCCAAATGAGAACAAGTTTTCTGGGTCAGGATTTGGGTGGCTGAGGGCATCGCTGGTCCACGCCAAATCACAGTTGGGGCACCTCTGAGTGGGATCCGGCTGCACTGCAGCTGTGTTACAGGCACTCATCCCTCTTGTTCCTGCAGCAGGGATGATCATGGGTCTGATAGTCCCCTAAAATGATCTTTCACCCTGATAAATCCACTCTGGACACAAGTAGCAGCTGGTGGGTTAGGGCAAGGACTAAGGTGTGTTGGTGGAGCAAGGACTTTGGGTGAAGAGGGGCAGGAATTATCTGACTGGAAACTTGCAAAGCTAAAAAAGCTCCTGGTGTCAGCCAGAGCTGGAAACCCCAGTGTTAGCGACACCCAGCAACGTCCCGTCAGTGGACACATGGCCACAGACTAGGCAGTAGTGTGTTGCCGTGTTGTCACTTGCTGTGAGATTTGCTCACTGAAAagagttatttaaaaatgacttCGTAAATGGTCCTCAGAGATaagagcaggcagggctgctttGATCTCTCGTTAAAAAAAAATCGACCTCCTACCATGTGTGATGCCATCCACAgagccacccccaccccagacGCCCCTGCACACCATGGCCCCAGTCCGGAAGAGGGAGGAACTCATGTTTGAAGATGATGGTGATGACCTGATGGATGCGCTGGGATTTGGCAGTGGCACAAAAGGAGATGAGCAGCAGGGAAAGAAGGCAGAAGAGTAAGGGCAGTGACGAGGCAGTGGGAGGAAAGCAGGGGATGGCTTGTGCGTTGAGAAGGTGCCACCGTGCTGGGTGGGGGATGCTGGGTCCCAGAAAGGGGCAAGAGCAGCCTTGTTTCACAGAGAAGAGCCAGAGCACCCTGGCAAGGCTGTATGACAAGGAACAGCCCTGCCTCTCGGAGAAACCCATCTGCCTCTGTGTCCCCAACAGAGAGGAGCTCCGGCCAGCCCGCTCCAAGCTGGACGAGTTGTTGGGACGAGGCTCCGCGGCCAAAATCCTGGAGCAGCCAGGCATGGGAGAGCGCAGGGAGTTCAAACTGGATAAGAAGTATCAAAAACAGCCAGGTGAGCTGGGAAGGTCTGCAGCGGTGACAGCATTTGCTTGGGAGAGCGAGATTGATTTCTAATGCCCTTGCAGGGGAAATACCCGTTCTGTAGTGCTGAGCAGGGTTGCTAACGGGCTCTCAGTCGGCACAGGGGGGAAGGTGGCTAATGCAAAAGTGATTTACTCTGCCCGCGAGGCAGCCTGGGAGCCATAACTCAGTTGCCTTCAGACATGGTTTGATTCCCAGCAAAGACACTTTTCCCAGCCACACTGAGGAGGCACGTTGCTCGTGGGTTTCCAGGGAAGATGTTTCCAGCTGGGATTTCCCAGAGGCAGCAATCCCAGTGGGAATTGTAGCGGAGGAGGGCTGGTGTCTTTGCAGCCGGCTGCACCTCTGGGTGCTGACTCAAGGCTGCTTGTctgaacagagaaggaagagggttGGGACGAGGACAATTTTGTCTTTGGAGCATACCAGCCCACGGTGGCCTCCACACCCGAGGGCCGGCTGACGAGAAGGCAGTCTGTGAGGTATGGTGCTCTGTGGTGTCTGTTGCTCCAGCCACGCTGCCCCTGCGGTGGAGCTGGCAGGGTCCCCAGGGTCCTCTTGCAGGCAGGTATGCGACGGCCTCTCCTTGCAGCAGGTTTTCAGCCGAGAACAGCAGCGAGCCGAAACCAGAGCCACGCTCCAAACCTCCTCCAGCAAGCAGGAGCCCCGTGCGGACCAGCAAGGCTGCAAGTGACTGGCTGGGTTTGAAAGATGAGGATTTGATAGATTCGGAGCCGCCATCTCCAGCAAAGGCCAGTCCTGCGGTGAGCtaccccagccctgccgcagCTGCGCAGCCTGGCCCCATCAGCCAGGTCCCGGCCGTGGAGGAGGCAGTGGCTAAACCCAGCCCAGTGGATGAGGAGAACTGGCTGAGCGCTGCCTTGTCTCGCAAGAAAGCCCAAGCACAGGCAAAGGCCCGGGAGAGAAGTGCTGAGCCCCCTGAGGCCGCAGGCGAAGGGCTGGATCCCTGCTCTCCCGTCAGGTAAAGGCATGGTTTGATGGCCGCAGCGTTCCCATCTGCTCCGTGTGTAGCTCCAGCAAGACCTCTCAGAAACACTCAACTCGGATttaaggaattaattttaagcACTATCTTGTTTCAGGTTGGGGCAATAACACGGGGCTTTCTCCTGCTGATCCAGCCCGCAGTCCCATTACACCTCTGGGCTCTCCTTCCAGTTGTGGCCAACGTTGCGCACACTGCCCCGGGTCCCACAGAGCTGTCCTGGATCAGCACACCCCGCGGGCTCCCTGTGCTCCTCTTTCCTGCCTTCATTCCCCTTCACTCCTCCTAGTTCCAAGCAAACCACCCCCTCCAGTTCAGGTTTACATGGACACAGGTTCAGACTTGTGCCATTCGAATGGGACTCGGAAACGAATTGCAGCCCAACAGCCGCATCTCGTGGGCAGGGTGTGTTAGCTGGGGCTgccgctgcccggggcaggCGGGTAGATGCAGCAGGGAGGAACACCGGTGGCGGAGGTTTTGGGGTGGCCTTGCTCCCCCTGCAGCCAAAAGGCTGAATCCTGCTGCAGTTGAGGGGGACACAGGCTTTCACCTGCGAGGCAGGAACTGGTGCTGGGGGACAGGATCTTGTCTTTTATCGCCTCCTCGGCTCTTCCACATAGGATATTTTTTTGcttgcagccagccagccgCCTCCACAGGAGCaccacagcaggcagctgccctgcagGACAAGGCAGCGAGCACAGATGGCACCAGGTAAGGCCTCCTTTGCCTTTCAGTAATCCTCCACGGGTGAGATTTCCTCCAGAAAGCAGCTCCGTGGGTGAGGTTGGGGAATGGGGAGAGCTGGTAGCCAGCAGCGATCGCTTTGGTCTGGGAGCTCTGTAACTGGGAGGGAAGGCAGCTCTGAAGGATCGTCAGGCTTTTGCCTATTTGATCACGGTGGAACAGCCAAGCTTTAAACTTAAAGAAATGGCAAGCATGATAATGTCTGTGTCTCTCCCTGAGCTGTGACactgctgtgcatcacttgtgtCCCTGTGCCCACGCAGGCAGCCAGTCCCCTGGCTCAGCACCGCGAAACGAGCCTCAGCTCACCCGCTGGAGGCTGCGAAGGGGGATCCCTCCAGAGACGCCAGCGCCCTGGGTGCGTTTTTGCATGGTTGTACAATTTGGGCAGCAGTATGCAGAGAGGGTCCCCctgcccttaaaaaaaaaaaaaaaaaaaaaagaaaaaaaaaaaagggcaggagCCACAGCATCGCCCTGGGCTATGTAAATGCTGCCCAGGCTTTGACCGGCCATAGCCGGAGCGAGCTGCCAAGCTGCAGGATCCCACTGTCCCCATTTCGTGGTGGGGACATTGTGTTGGGGCGCATTGAGCTCCGCAGTGCTGCCTTTGGGTTATCAGAGGGCTGCAAGGGACTTGCCCTCTCTCTGAGCAATGGGTGGGTGTAAGTTCTTGCTGTCCCTTCTCTCtcacccttccctcctgctgcccccacACTCGTCCCACTAGTGCTGTGCACTGGAAgaccccctcctgccctgggctgAGGCTGTGCACCAGTTCAGAGGCCGTTGAAAGTGGCTTAGGGGAATTCTGTTCTAGGGAATAGAGATAGAGGGGGAGCTGTGCTTTGCCCCCAAACTTACTCTGCAGAGCAGAATCCCACCATGATGGGTGGGGTCGGGTAGGGGTATGGGTATGGGTACGGACAAATCCATCTGACCCCTCCGTCCCCATCACCAGCTGCTGGAGCGGAGCAGGACCCTTCTCGCTCTGCCCAGGAGACCCAGGCCCTCATCCTTCTGGGAGGGGATGGTTCCCATTGCCATGTCTGAATCATGGACTTGTTCAATTTTCAGTCCCTATAGCCTTGTtcccaggagagcaggagaCACAGGGCCTTGCCCCGCTTGCTCAGGTAGGTCTGCTGGTCCCGTGTCCGCAGGAGATGCAGGGTTGTGGTGGTGATCACAAGCCCTCCAACTTGCTGGCATCCAACGCTGTCCATGCTCCCTTGGCAATAAGAAGGATGTGCCCTGCTTTGCATCTCTAAGAGCAAATAGAAGCAAAGTGTTTGGAGAGCCCCAGGATGCCCCAAGTTGTATTTATCAGGCCAAAGCACGGGTGCTGTGGGCGCTTTGTAAACCATGTGCGTTTACAGCCCAGCTCCTGATTGGTCTTTGAAGCCTCCATTTGTTATCTAGCTGGGCCTCCTCGCCCTGCCCTTGTGGCAGGACACACACTGTCTCCCAGAGGAGTCATCATcttattcatagaatcatagagttatagaatggtttgggttggaagggaccttaaagatcatctggttccaacccccctgccatgggcagggacaccctccactagaccacgttgcccaaagcctcatccaacctggccttaaacacttccagggagggggcatccacaacctctctgggcaacctgttccagtgcctcaccactctaagagtaaagaatttctttctaacatctaatctaaatctcctctccttcagcttaaacccattaccccttgtcctgtcactgcactccctgacaaacagtccctcgccatctttcctgtaggccccttcaggtactggtcagccgcaattagatctccccggagccgccttttctccaggctgaacaatcccaactctctcagcctgagagTCTGTCCCCAGGGAAGGAAGAGCCCAGCGTGCTTGTGTCAGGGGTAGGGGCTGCTGAGTGTcgcctggggagaggggaccCTGGCCAGCAATGCAGTTGGGTTGGAGAAGGGTAGAAGAGCAGGGTGGGGATGGATCACTGTTCCCAGGCTAGGAGATGTTCTCCCCAGGGCTTTACCTCCCTGAGAGCGTCCCTGTGTCTCCGCAGGTTACCACACCCAGGGCGCATCTCCaggctgccccacagctgcaggtGAGGCACACGCCTGCCTTTGGGGGCTGATGGCCACACCACAAAGCCACTGATCCTGAAGGGCCTCGATCTTTTCTCTCCATCCCCATAGGCAGagtccccagccctgggcttgCTGCATGAGAGGAGGCTCGGGGctcccacagcccagctctACGAGGATGCAACGGGCTGTCGGGCAGCGCTGCTCGGTGCCCAGGCCCGTGTAGCAGAGCTGGAAAGCCAGGTTAGCCCCATCACCTGCTGGATGGGGGACCGTGGGTgacccaggaggaggagaaggggccATGTCTGCTCCAAATAGTATCAGGGCGacaagggagggaggagaaactTCCCTGTCCAGAGATGCCTACAGCCACCAAGTGACCTTCTCCCTGGGTGCCCAGCAGGTCCGGACGCTGGAGCTGGAGCGGACGCAGCACAAACTGTTGCTGGAAAGTCTCCAGCAGCGGCACCAGGAGGACCTGGATCTCCTCGAGAGTGCCCACAGGTACCAGGCTCTCGCCTGCGCTCCCCTCCTGTGTCACATCCTTGCCTACAGCCCTGTCCATCGCCCCTGGGGTGGGATCACTGAGGCACTTCCCAAATCGATCCCTGGGGTGGGCAGGCACAGAGCTGTGTGGATGTGGACCTGGTATGGGCAGAGAGGAGCCCCAGGGGTGAGCCAGGGTTGGGGTCTGGTCTCACCAACACTGTCCCATGGGTGACAAGGAGGAGGGACCAGTCCCATTGCCAGCACGTCCCCAGTCAGGGCACCGCACTGGGCAGTAGTGTTCAGGGCTCAGACTGTGGAGAGCAAAGCAccttgtgcctcagtttccccatgcACACAGCGACACCGATCGGCTCCTAAATCCCTGTGTGCGCTTTGCGTGGAGAGTGCCGGCTATTGCCATGAAAGCAACACTTCTTCCTTGCCGTGACCTCTCCGGGCAGGAGCCGGGTGAAGGTGGTGGAGGAGACCTATGGGCAGCGGGAGGAGAGGCTGCGGCGGGAGAAGgagcagctggcagctcagctgctgtcaCAGAGCCGGGACGCCGAGCAGGCACGGACAGAGCTGAtggagcagcaccagcagcgaCTGGccgtgctggagcagcagagcgCGCTGGAGCTGGAGCGGCTGCGAGAGCTGCAAAGGTGAGAGTGGCACGAGCAGCACACACGTGGGGCTAGTTCCTCTTCTTTGGCAAAAGAACCAGGGAACGGGGACACAGTGAAAGGAGAAATCGGGTTCCAGAAGCACTAGGTTGTGGGCAGCTTGGTGGCTTTTGGAATGGGGATTTGCTTTGTAGGTGGGCACAGGAATTTCTGGCTAGAGACATCATTTCAGAGTGAATGCATTGTATTTTGAAAGATGATGAACTCAGTGTTTTATCTCCCCCAAATCCCTTTTGTTCAGGTCAGTGAGTCACTGATGTCCACATAGTTTGGGTCAATGAGAAATTGTTTTTTGGTGGAGAAGCTGGTAACCCCCAGATGTGGTCCGTCCCAAATGTGGATGCCTGTCAGTGGGCTGCCCTGTGACAGACCACCACACCAGCTCAGCTCCTGGGACCTGGATCTCAGCCCCATGACTGAGCCTCTTCCACGGTGCCCGTTAGGGGAGCACCAGTTTGCAACGGCCCGTGTCGGGCTCCTTCCTCTGCGTCCTGCAGGGTGTCTGTCCAAGAGATGCGCAAAGACCATGAAGAGCAGCTCCAGAGGCTGAAGCGGCTCAAAGACCAGGAGATCGATGCGGTGACCAGTGCCACTTCGCACACCAGGTACCAATGGCTGGCGGCGTATTCCTGCTTTGGTCCCTGGCTGTGGTGTTCCCAGTCCTACAGGGAACCAGCCTTGGACCATGGCAACAGTGGCCATTCCCTGTGCCACCCACTGCCTCCAGGGATGCTGAGCTGTTTAATATCCGTCAGTACTCCACTAAGCATCTTCCTACTGCTCTGCTATGAGCCAGAGAGATTTGGGGCAGGGCTGCACAGCCTTTGCCCCCCCCCACATCCTCCTCTCTGTTGTGGTGAGATGAAGTGTGTCCCGCAGGGGTGACCCTCCACTCGTTCCTCTCTGCAGATCTCTGAATGGCGTCATCGAGCAGATGGAGAAGTTTTCCAGCAACCTGCACGACCTCTCACACAAGGTGGAGGCCACGCACCACACCACCTCTCAGGAGTTGGCCATGGGGGCACGGCAGCGGGACAAGCAACTCAAGGGTACATCTGCCATTCCCCTGTGCTGAAATGGCTGCAGGGTCCCCaccagggctggggacacccgGAAAACAGGGAGGAGGTTGGGCTTTGAGTCAGCCAGAGGCTgggagcccaggctggcagagccctgcctgccttggTCACTGGACATGTCAGGGTCTCCCTCTTACAAGTTGAAATCCTGGGGGTGTGTAGAAAGTGATGAGCACAAATGCATGCAGCTTTTCCATGAGTATGGTGTGGACAGAGGGAGTTTCCCACCTCATGCTGCTCATGGCCCTGCTGCCATCTCTCCCCAGTGCTCCAGGACAGgctgtcacagcagcagagggacaTGGAGGAGGAGCGGAGCCGACTCCAGGAGGTGATTGCCAAAATGGAGGCCAGGCTGGGTGAGCAGACTcggctgctggagcaggtgagCCCATGCTGTGTCCTCTGCCCGGGTCAGCCCTCCCGTCTGGGTATGGGGCATATGACCTGCCCACTGGAGGTCCCTGGCCTGGAGCCTGTGAATGATGTCTGTCTCTCTAGGAGCGATGGAGGGTGACAGCAGAACAATCCAAAGTGGAATCGCTGCAGCACTCGTTGGAGGAGCAGCGGCGAATCATGACCCAGCAGCTCTCCATGGAGcgagcagagctggagagggcGAAGGTGAGGTGGGGCAGACATCTCCAGGTGCCTGTCATATGTCCTGTGAGTCTGACCGGGGCTGCATTGTGGtgtgtggagaaggaaagagctGGGTGTTGGGCTGCAgcatccttcctctgcctcctcaaTCCTGCACCCGCTCGCCCAGGGAATCTCAATCAGAGCAGCCCTCTGGCACACGGATGCAAGAGGCTGCTGTGTGCATGCATGATGCATGCTGGTTCCCGAGGAGTGGGGGGGCCAGAGTTCTCCATGCAGGGTTCACGCCAGGCACCATGGGCTTGAACCAACCTCGAGATGTCGTGTGGGGTTTGGTGGCAGAGATGggttaaaggagaaaaatcctaTGTCAAATGGCACTTAgtgctttctccctccctctcttgcAATGCTCTCCAGAGTGCTttgctggaggagcagaagtCGGTGATGCGGAAGTGCTCGGAGGAGCGACGGAAGCTGGCGGCTGAGTGGGCTGAATTTCACACCCAGCAGCAGTTGAGCAAGGAGCGGATGGAGCGCGACATGGACCGAGCTCTGCAGATGGACTCCCAGAGAGAGGGCACCATCATGAGCCTGGCCAAGGTACCGCAGCAGAGCCCCTTCCTGTggcctccagcaccacctggCAGGCTCACGGATGGGTCCTGCCCACAGGGGAGATGTTCAGCGCTGCCTTCACGTGTTTAAGACAGGGACATCCCTCAGGGTGGTAA from Grus americana isolate bGruAme1 chromosome 18, bGruAme1.mat, whole genome shotgun sequence carries:
- the FBF1 gene encoding fas-binding factor 1 isoform X1 is translated as MATKPKKSLRGSIDDVLHDLLEYDDETPVKSARASQLAGGSSGRARGTSSQASKKSFLEDDFFSKLPGEDIEAPEGSSASNTDPQALLQTLKDMDDMEADLLGISKPSSGPGKTSVKGPGKCDSLGGAVKTAGKPLAPEKGEPVLVMEKKPLSSPPASRQYKKFNFDDLDDPLAGLLSDEEQDAPKKPAPTGTKSSSEKKPEQSKEKEPPPPQTPLHTMAPVRKREELMFEDDGDDLMDALGFGSGTKGDEQQGKKAEEEELRPARSKLDELLGRGSAAKILEQPGMGERREFKLDKKYQKQPEKEEGWDEDNFVFGAYQPTVASTPEGRLTRRQSVSRFSAENSSEPKPEPRSKPPPASRSPVRTSKAASDWLGLKDEDLIDSEPPSPAKASPAVSYPSPAAAAQPGPISQVPAVEEAVAKPSPVDEENWLSAALSRKKAQAQAKARERSAEPPEAAGEGLDPCSPVSQPAASTGAPQQAAALQDKAASTDGTRQPVPWLSTAKRASAHPLEAAKGDPSRDASALVPIALFPGEQETQGLAPLAQVTTPRAHLQAAPQLQAESPALGLLHERRLGAPTAQLYEDATGCRAALLGAQARVAELESQQVRTLELERTQHKLLLESLQQRHQEDLDLLESAHRSRVKVVEETYGQREERLRREKEQLAAQLLSQSRDAEQARTELMEQHQQRLAVLEQQSALELERLRELQRVSVQEMRKDHEEQLQRLKRLKDQEIDAVTSATSHTRSLNGVIEQMEKFSSNLHDLSHKVEATHHTTSQELAMGARQRDKQLKVLQDRLSQQQRDMEEERSRLQEVIAKMEARLGEQTRLLEQERWRVTAEQSKVESLQHSLEEQRRIMTQQLSMERAELERAKSALLEEQKSVMRKCSEERRKLAAEWAEFHTQQQLSKERMERDMDRALQMDSQREGTIMSLAKEQAELKIRGHELKAKEEQLARDRELLEEAWQELRLEKEKVNGAALRVRQREEEIKSMTKLSSRKYEEGEQALREACRMESEHQSRLQVMQQHLEQLKQQEQRLQQERLSMAHQRRQLEQLREELPNNPVMLLTADQDLSAPMKGLSSTLFPLTAAAPHSRASVPGFPPPVRVLPRHSPGGSRETLAMAGPAELYAKLLLLKHRAQQDHDFLEDEQFFLETLKKASYNTSSLSA
- the FBF1 gene encoding fas-binding factor 1 isoform X3, whose product is MATKPKKSLRGSIDDVLHDLLEYDDETPVKSARASQLAGGSSGRARGTSSQASKKSFLEDDFFSKLPGEDIEAPEGSSASNTDPQALLQTLKDMDDMEADLLGISKPSSGPGKTSVKGPGKCDSLGGAVKTAGKPLAPEKGEPVLVMEKKPLSSPPASRQYKKFNFDDLDDPLAGLLSDEEQDAPKKPAPTGTKSSSEKKPEQSKEKEPPPPQTPLHTMAPVRKREELMFEDDGDDLMDALGFGSGTKGDEQQGKKAEEEELRPARSKLDELLGRGSAAKILEQPGMGERREFKLDKKYQKQPEKEEGWDEDNFVFGAYQPTVASTPEGRLTRRQSVRFSAENSSEPKPEPRSKPPPASRSPVRTSKAASDWLGLKDEDLIDSEPPSPAKASPAVSYPSPAAAAQPGPISQVPAVEEAVAKPSPVDEENWLSAALSRKKAQAQAKARERSAEPPEAAGEGLDPCSPVSQPAASTGAPQQAAALQDKAASTDGTRQPVPWLSTAKRASAHPLEAAKGDPSRDASALVPIALFPGEQETQGLAPLAQVTTPRAHLQAAPQLQAESPALGLLHERRLGAPTAQLYEDATGCRAALLGAQARVAELESQQVRTLELERTQHKLLLESLQQRHQEDLDLLESAHRSRVKVVEETYGQREERLRREKEQLAAQLLSQSRDAEQARTELMEQHQQRLAVLEQQSALELERLRELQRVSVQEMRKDHEEQLQRLKRLKDQEIDAVTSATSHTRSLNGVIEQMEKFSSNLHDLSHKVEATHHTTSQELAMGARQRDKQLKVLQDRLSQQQRDMEEERSRLQEVIAKMEARLGEQTRLLEQERWRVTAEQSKVESLQHSLEEQRRIMTQQLSMERAELERAKSALLEEQKSVMRKCSEERRKLAAEWAEFHTQQQLSKERMERDMDRALQMDSQREGTIMSLAKEQAELKIRGHELKAKEEQLARDRELLEEAWQELRLEKEKVNGAALRVRQREEEIKSMTKLSSRKYEEGEQALREACRMESEHQSRLQVMQQHLEQLKQQEQRLQQERLSMAHQRRQLEQLREELPNNPVMLLTADQDLSAPMKGLSSTLFPLTAAAPHSRASVPGFPPPVRVLPRHSPGGSRETLAMAGPAELYAKLLLLKHRAQQDHDFLEDEQFFLETLKKASYNTSSLSA
- the FBF1 gene encoding fas-binding factor 1 isoform X2 yields the protein MATKPKKSLRGSIDDVLHDLLEYDDETPVKSARASQLAGGSSGRARGTSSQASKKSFLEDDFFSKLPGEDIEAPEGSSASNTDPQALLQTLKDMDDMEADLLGISKPSSGPGKTSVKGPGKCDSLGGAVKTAGKPLAPEKGEPVLVMEKKPLSSPPASRQYKKFNFDDLDDPLAGLLSDEEQDAPKKPAPTGTKSSSEKKPEQSKEKEPPPPQTPLHTMAPVRKREELMFEDDGDDLMDALGFGSGTKGDEQQGKKAEEEELRPARSKLDELLGRGSAAKILEQPGMGERREFKLDKKYQKQPEKEEGWDEDNFVFGAYQPTVASTPEGRLTRRQSVSRFSAENSSEPKPEPRSKPPPASRSPVRTSKAASDWLGLKDEDLIDSEPPSPAKASPAVSYPSPAAAAQPGPISQVPAVEEAVAKPSPVDEENWLSAALSRKKAQAQAKARERSAEPPEAAGEGLDPCSPVSQPAASTGAPQQAAALQDKAASTDGTRQPVPWLSTAKRASAHPLEAAKGDPSRDASALVPIALFPGEQETQGLAPLAQVTTPRAHLQAAPQLQAESPALGLLHERRLGAPTAQLYEDATGCRAALLGAQARVAELESQVRTLELERTQHKLLLESLQQRHQEDLDLLESAHRSRVKVVEETYGQREERLRREKEQLAAQLLSQSRDAEQARTELMEQHQQRLAVLEQQSALELERLRELQRVSVQEMRKDHEEQLQRLKRLKDQEIDAVTSATSHTRSLNGVIEQMEKFSSNLHDLSHKVEATHHTTSQELAMGARQRDKQLKVLQDRLSQQQRDMEEERSRLQEVIAKMEARLGEQTRLLEQERWRVTAEQSKVESLQHSLEEQRRIMTQQLSMERAELERAKSALLEEQKSVMRKCSEERRKLAAEWAEFHTQQQLSKERMERDMDRALQMDSQREGTIMSLAKEQAELKIRGHELKAKEEQLARDRELLEEAWQELRLEKEKVNGAALRVRQREEEIKSMTKLSSRKYEEGEQALREACRMESEHQSRLQVMQQHLEQLKQQEQRLQQERLSMAHQRRQLEQLREELPNNPVMLLTADQDLSAPMKGLSSTLFPLTAAAPHSRASVPGFPPPVRVLPRHSPGGSRETLAMAGPAELYAKLLLLKHRAQQDHDFLEDEQFFLETLKKASYNTSSLSA